Proteins from a single region of Catenulispora acidiphila DSM 44928:
- a CDS encoding JmjC domain-containing protein, producing the protein MDHRLVSNLEKALGWDGPAALGTEVARGHIDDQDLLTRLLTPNHLLELVMRRHLANPQLRMYQDGAVLHPAAFLTNFVSRRHQASRRADMAAVGRILNEGGTLILDTINQFDPTLEVACRALGWWTGELVSVNAYLAVGDTAGFSTHWDDHDVLVVQVAGQKSWEVRPASRPVPMYRDAEQNLEAPEELLWSGTMNTGDVMHIPRGFWHAATRVGSGEGISLHLTFGITRRTGVTWVQHLADAARDVELFRTDLENPAGADAKLLTTKLLDLAVDVNPQRYLQQMREATPAARHIPHVPAFGPLGGAVTVTEYAPTIIAREANLEVRAAGKKLTLSPRAEGWARTLLSGNPIRFDDTTDPGAIALAERFIQEGLCAPLTDVSSSGYTGLVPTETF; encoded by the coding sequence ATGGACCACCGGCTCGTTTCCAACTTGGAGAAGGCCCTGGGATGGGACGGGCCGGCGGCCCTTGGCACCGAGGTGGCCCGCGGCCACATCGACGACCAGGACCTGCTGACCCGACTGCTCACCCCCAACCACCTGCTGGAACTGGTCATGCGCCGCCACCTGGCCAACCCGCAGCTGCGGATGTACCAGGACGGCGCCGTCCTGCACCCCGCGGCGTTCCTGACCAACTTCGTCTCCCGCCGCCACCAGGCATCACGGCGCGCCGACATGGCCGCCGTCGGCCGGATTCTCAACGAGGGCGGCACCCTGATCCTGGACACCATCAACCAGTTCGACCCCACCCTGGAAGTCGCCTGCCGCGCTCTGGGCTGGTGGACCGGAGAGCTGGTCTCGGTCAACGCCTACCTCGCCGTCGGCGACACCGCCGGGTTCTCCACCCACTGGGACGACCATGACGTACTCGTCGTCCAGGTCGCCGGACAGAAGTCCTGGGAGGTGCGCCCGGCCTCCCGGCCAGTGCCGATGTACCGCGACGCCGAGCAGAACCTGGAGGCTCCCGAAGAGCTGCTGTGGTCCGGAACCATGAACACCGGCGACGTCATGCACATCCCGCGCGGATTCTGGCACGCCGCCACCCGCGTCGGCTCCGGCGAGGGCATCTCCCTGCATTTGACCTTCGGTATCACCCGCCGTACCGGCGTCACCTGGGTCCAGCACCTGGCCGACGCCGCCCGCGACGTCGAGCTGTTCCGCACCGACCTGGAGAACCCGGCAGGCGCGGACGCCAAGCTGCTGACTACCAAGCTGCTGGACCTGGCCGTCGACGTGAACCCGCAGCGCTACCTGCAACAGATGCGCGAGGCGACGCCGGCCGCCCGCCACATCCCCCACGTGCCGGCCTTCGGGCCGCTGGGCGGGGCGGTGACGGTGACCGAGTACGCCCCGACCATCATCGCCCGCGAAGCCAACCTTGAGGTCCGCGCGGCCGGCAAGAAGCTCACCTTGTCACCTCGCGCCGAGGGCTGGGCCAGAACCCTGCTGTCCGGCAACCCCATCCGCTTCGACGACACCACCGACCCGGGCGCGATCGCTCTGGCCGAACGCTTCATCCAGGAGGGCCTATGCGCGCCGCTGACCGACGTCTCATCCTCGGGCTATACCGGACTCGTGCCGACCGAGACGTTCTGA
- a CDS encoding aldo/keto reductase — protein MRAADRRLILGLYRTRADRDVLTAALDHGITALDTALNYHGYTAHRQLADAAGDLLSRFDITTKIGFFPGGHDLSASRLRTAAEAIRSELGRAPDTLLLHNPERSPTWFTNACHTMTRLRDEGLCHAWGLSTWDPTPLLGRIVPVPPDVLMIRSGLMVPARVLDAAEQLADQIQPVELRGMAPLGGHSDDPAWEQVDTRLFLAAGQQANRIQAAVAAAFNLPAVQAVTAGTGDPAHLVELAAAARLDVNPDAIARYRTLIRERASVASSSEGAK, from the coding sequence ATGCGCGCCGCTGACCGACGTCTCATCCTCGGGCTATACCGGACTCGTGCCGACCGAGACGTTCTGACCGCCGCCCTGGACCACGGCATCACTGCTCTGGACACCGCGCTCAACTACCACGGGTACACCGCCCACCGGCAGCTCGCCGACGCTGCCGGGGACCTGCTGAGCCGCTTCGACATCACCACGAAGATCGGGTTCTTCCCCGGCGGCCACGACCTGTCTGCCTCCCGGCTGCGCACCGCCGCCGAAGCCATCCGATCCGAGCTGGGCCGGGCGCCGGACACGCTGCTGCTGCACAACCCCGAGCGCAGCCCGACGTGGTTCACCAACGCCTGCCACACCATGACCCGGCTGCGCGACGAAGGGCTGTGTCACGCCTGGGGGCTGTCAACCTGGGACCCGACACCGCTGCTCGGCCGGATCGTCCCCGTACCTCCGGACGTGCTCATGATCCGCTCCGGCCTGATGGTCCCAGCCCGCGTCCTGGACGCGGCCGAACAGCTCGCAGACCAGATCCAGCCAGTGGAGCTGCGCGGCATGGCCCCGCTGGGGGGTCACAGCGACGACCCAGCCTGGGAGCAGGTCGACACCAGGCTGTTCCTGGCCGCCGGGCAGCAGGCCAATCGGATCCAGGCCGCTGTCGCCGCGGCTTTCAACCTGCCCGCGGTCCAGGCGGTCACGGCCGGCACCGGCGACCCGGCGCACCTGGTCGAGCTGGCCGCCGCGGCTCGTCTCGACGTGAACCCCGACGCGATCGCGCGATACCGCACCCTGATACGCGAGCGGGCTAGCGTTGCCTCCAGCAGCGAAGGAGCGAAATGA
- a CDS encoding AAA family ATPase has protein sequence MTNVATTLLVLRGPSGCGKSTTATQLRESYGGRGLAIIRQDEVRRNVLRERDQDGAFTVTLIDIMARATLAAGIPCVVEGILSARIYGPMLERLLADHPRSFAYFWDVPFEETVLRHYTKPNHHEWSVEDMRNWYTPHDLLPSGVERIIGEQDCQQESVARIVVETALLTTPRPPYATLAPDPVTAAPSSTP, from the coding sequence ATGACGAACGTGGCGACAACGCTCCTGGTGCTACGCGGTCCGAGCGGTTGTGGCAAGAGCACCACGGCCACCCAGCTACGCGAGTCGTACGGAGGGCGAGGGCTGGCGATCATCCGTCAGGACGAAGTGCGGCGCAACGTGCTTCGCGAACGCGACCAGGATGGCGCATTCACCGTCACGCTGATCGACATCATGGCCCGCGCCACCCTCGCCGCTGGCATCCCGTGCGTCGTCGAAGGCATCCTGTCCGCGCGGATCTATGGGCCAATGCTGGAGAGGTTACTCGCCGACCACCCGCGGAGCTTCGCCTACTTCTGGGACGTTCCGTTCGAGGAGACAGTGCTCAGGCACTACACCAAGCCAAACCACCACGAGTGGTCAGTGGAGGACATGCGCAACTGGTACACCCCGCACGACCTGCTTCCCTCAGGTGTGGAACGGATCATCGGCGAGCAGGATTGTCAGCAGGAATCCGTCGCGCGCATCGTCGTCGAGACTGCCCTGCTCACTACGCCCCGGCCGCCGTACGCGACGCTGGCACCCGACCCTGTCACTGCGGCACCATCCTCCACGCCGTGA
- a CDS encoding phosphoribosyltransferase gives MRLTTDSTALIGALKVARLGPDGTARPDRIVHALDGLCEPVDVTDLADVALHLWRTCREQLDQSGTAPDYLLGLDAGGIVPALALAQTSGIPFKIAWKLQLELPDAIHFTEPHSSRPDMYAYAIEAGAQILLVDDEITTGRTLASLAEALRAAGAVPVAAACLIEDVRHGGRELLAEQGVPLVSLLKLT, from the coding sequence ATGAGGCTGACCACCGACTCGACGGCCCTGATAGGGGCCCTGAAGGTCGCCCGGCTGGGACCCGACGGGACCGCACGCCCCGACCGCATCGTTCACGCCCTGGATGGGCTGTGCGAACCGGTCGACGTCACCGACCTCGCCGACGTGGCGCTGCACCTGTGGCGCACCTGCCGCGAACAGCTCGACCAGAGCGGCACGGCTCCGGACTATCTACTCGGCCTGGACGCCGGCGGCATCGTCCCGGCCCTGGCCCTCGCCCAGACCTCCGGCATCCCCTTCAAGATCGCCTGGAAGCTTCAGTTGGAGCTGCCCGACGCGATCCACTTCACCGAACCGCACAGCAGCCGTCCGGACATGTACGCCTACGCCATCGAAGCCGGCGCGCAGATCCTGCTCGTCGACGACGAGATCACCACCGGCCGGACCCTGGCCAGCCTGGCCGAGGCTCTGCGCGCGGCCGGCGCGGTTCCGGTCGCAGCAGCCTGCCTGATCGAAGATGTCCGCCACGGTGGGCGCGAGCTGCTGGCCGAGCAGGGCGTCCCACTGGTGAGCCTGCTCAAGCTGACCTAG
- the fxlM gene encoding methyltransferase, FxLD system, with protein sequence MTATADVDLDSRAETLRHTLVDQLMADGRITTTAVEAAFRAVPRHAFAPEVDLDASYADDTVKTKFDETGTCLSSLSAPWLQALMIEQAALQSGDRVLEIGSGGYQAALLAEVVGRTGRVVTLDIDPDITNRAAIGLERTGHSRVTVALGDGENGWAVDAPYAAIIVCAQAYDIPPAWTAQLAPGGRLVVPLSIRGQNRTLTLVANGDQLRATNSIFSGFVPFQGIGGLASRRTAVQLAGSTTPLNFMHSEPDDPVALAQALDHPGVQVWSGVTVPGMYYIGDLQMYLAIRLAGGCTGGDTEALIPDAVRRFPPTWTSGGNLGYLASKKIGEDYALGSIAYGPDAQRHAKQLVELIEGWDREVRGGPGMTVTICPRDTADSDLPDGHVIDTVHRRIVIAFPATGTDTASRAVQA encoded by the coding sequence TTGACCGCCACCGCCGACGTCGATCTCGACAGCCGTGCCGAAACCCTGCGACACACTCTCGTCGACCAGCTCATGGCCGACGGGCGGATCACCACGACCGCTGTCGAGGCGGCATTCCGCGCGGTACCCCGTCACGCGTTCGCCCCTGAAGTCGACCTTGATGCCTCCTACGCCGACGACACAGTGAAGACCAAGTTCGACGAGACCGGCACGTGCCTGAGTTCGTTGTCCGCCCCCTGGCTGCAAGCCCTGATGATCGAACAGGCAGCGCTCCAGTCCGGGGACCGGGTGCTGGAGATCGGCTCTGGCGGGTATCAGGCCGCGCTACTGGCCGAAGTCGTCGGCCGCACCGGGCGGGTCGTCACCCTCGACATCGATCCCGACATCACCAACCGCGCGGCCATCGGACTGGAGCGCACCGGACACAGCCGGGTCACCGTCGCGCTCGGCGACGGCGAGAACGGCTGGGCCGTAGACGCCCCGTATGCGGCGATCATCGTCTGCGCTCAGGCATACGACATCCCGCCGGCTTGGACCGCCCAACTCGCTCCGGGCGGCCGACTAGTCGTACCGCTGAGCATCCGCGGCCAGAACCGCACCCTCACCCTGGTCGCCAACGGCGACCAACTGCGCGCGACCAACTCGATCTTCTCCGGCTTCGTGCCGTTCCAAGGCATCGGCGGCTTGGCGTCGCGGCGGACCGCAGTGCAGCTGGCCGGTTCGACAACGCCGCTGAACTTCATGCACTCCGAGCCCGACGACCCCGTAGCCCTCGCTCAGGCACTGGACCATCCCGGCGTGCAGGTCTGGTCTGGTGTGACCGTCCCAGGGATGTACTACATCGGCGACCTTCAGATGTACCTGGCGATCCGATTGGCCGGCGGATGCACCGGCGGCGACACCGAGGCGCTGATCCCCGATGCTGTGAGACGCTTCCCGCCCACCTGGACATCCGGCGGCAACCTCGGCTACCTGGCCAGCAAGAAGATCGGCGAGGACTACGCTCTCGGGTCCATCGCTTATGGCCCCGACGCGCAGCGACACGCCAAACAACTCGTCGAGCTGATCGAAGGCTGGGATCGCGAGGTGCGGGGTGGACCAGGCATGACCGTCACCATCTGCCCACGCGACACTGCCGATTCCGACCTTCCTGACGGGCACGTCATCGACACCGTCCACCGCCGCATTGTCATCGCCTTCCCGGCCACCGGAACCGACACTGCATCCCGCGCCGTCCAGGCGTGA